The following are from one region of the Quercus robur chromosome 1, dhQueRobu3.1, whole genome shotgun sequence genome:
- the LOC126714935 gene encoding ribonuclease 3-like protein 2, with protein sequence MPVMMLFELCQKQGKQVDIKYWKNGEKNVATVYVDGKFIASGSSKKKETAKLNAAKQALLKLSESMPANVGRLDFSFGLNKSFEIDGAKQKLHELCGKKKWPKPIYGLEKHEGPPHDKKYVYRGR encoded by the exons ATGCCTGTCATGATGTTGTTTGAGTTGTGTCAGAAGCAAGGGAAGCAGGTTGACATTAAGTATTGGAAGAATGGGGAAAAGAATGTTGCAACTGTATATGTCGATGGTAAGTTTATCGCTTCAGGTTCTTCTAAGAAGAAGGAAACTGCAAAGCTTAATGCAGCAAAGCAAGCTTTGCTCAAGTTATCGGAATCTATGCCCGCTAATGTTGGGAGGctagatttttcttttggacTCAATAAGTCATTTGAGATTGATGGAGCAAAGCAGAAGTTACATGAGCTTTGTGGCAAGAAAAAATGGCCTAAGCCTATTTACGG CCTTGAGAAACATGAGGGTCCACCACATGACAAGAAATATGTATATAGAGGTAGATGA